A genomic window from Vitis riparia cultivar Riparia Gloire de Montpellier isolate 1030 chromosome 18, EGFV_Vit.rip_1.0, whole genome shotgun sequence includes:
- the LOC117906571 gene encoding disease resistance protein RPV1-like isoform X9, producing the protein MASSSSLKASSSTSNCDGYNYHVFLSFRGEDTRQTFTGHLYANLVARGIHTFRDDEELEKGGDIASDLSRAIKESKIFIIIFSKHFADSKWCLNELVKIIDCMTEKKVVLPVFYHVEPRDVRNQKGSFEDAFSKHAEGADQEKKKTIETWKNALKTAANLSGYHLQNQSEAEFIKRICEDIVTKLNRTPLYMGDNIVGMDFHLKQLKSLIKVEIDEVLMVGIYGIGGIGKTTISKAIYNDISSQFDGSSFLGNVGGKCENDLLKLQKTLLQDILKCERPKFNDINQGITVIKERLRSKRVLIVLDDVDKYMQLENLAGKYGWYGAKSIIIITTKEKYLLEQYEVNVFYEVQKLNHEKSTELFNWWAFKQNTPKTGFESLSNSVVEYADGLPIALKVLGVSLFKKSTEEWESELQKLQEMPNKDVQSVLKVSYDKLDGREKGVFLDIACFFRGKDKNFVSRILGSVAEAVIRNLEDRCLITISENILDMHDLLQQMGRAVVRQEPGKMSRLWDPKDVESVLTRNTGTKAIEGLFVKVSTLNQIQFPANFFAKMRSLRLLKVYDMIVGDLDDFVVDLPKDFEIPSFELRYLHFEGYPLQFLPRNFHAKNLVELDLIGSSIKQLWKENEILDKLKVIDLSYSKDLVEIPNFSSVPNLEILILQGCTRLQSLPRNFHKLEHLRSLSCADCSELKSFPEIKGNMSKLRELNLSGTAIIEVPSSIGRLKALQHLDLSYCKSLRSLSESICNLSSLETLILVGCSNLKGFPEIKDMENLKRLDLSFTGIEELPSSIGHLKALKHLNLKCCTELVSLLDSICNLSSLKTLILEGCSNLKGFPEIKDMANLKRLDLGRTCIEELPSSIGRLKALQHLDLKCCTELVSLPDSICNLSSLETLILAGCSNLKGFPEIKYDMENLKRLDLDRTGIEELPSSIGCLKALQHLDLSYCKSLRSLSESICNLSSLETLILAGCSNLKGFPEIKYDMENLKRLDLDRTGIEELPSSIGCLKALQHLDLSYCKSLRSLSESICNLSSLETLILAGCSNLKGFPEIKDDMENLKRLDLTETGIEELPFSIGRLKALQHLDLSFCKSLRSLLESICNLSSLETLILVGCSNLKGFPEIKYDMENLKRPDLGRTGIEELPSSIGRLKALQHLDLSYCKSLRSLSESICNLSSLETLILASCSNLKGFPEIKDMENLKRLDLRKTGIEELPSSIGHLKALKHLDLSWCQNLVNLPESICNLSSLKTLILAGCSNLKGFPEIKDDMENLKRLDLGETGIEELPSSIGHLKALQHLDLSRCKSLRSLPESICNLSSLETLILERCSNLKGFPEIKDDMENLKRLDLGETGIEELPSSIGRLKALQHLDLKCCTELVSLPDSICNLSSLKALDVQECPKLERVEVNLVGSLYLTCWILNQSVIWSSGGDQRVAEVEGEVLNHHVSSLSSLVESCTRDYRDISGDSFHLSALQVLSVGNFSPIQRRILSDIFRQSSLASVSLRNCNLMEEGIPSGFWNLSSLVNLSLSNCSLTEGEILNRICHISSLQNLSLDGNHFSSIPANIIQLSKLRSLCLNHCLKLLQIPELPPSLRVLDVQDCPCLETLSSPSSLLGLSLFKCFESAIEDYDGRFYCQEKVEILMPGNNGIPEWISHKKKGSEIVVELPENWWEDNNFLGFALCSVLEYEEIFEFYFEYYFELTFHHFYPDGNLSESKFRDRGVFSRRRCCNGGESNGVLVAFYPKVAIKNKGWSNEWRHMKASFHGKREKVEECGLHLIYKKQRFQCHQPLASVIE; encoded by the exons ATGGCTTCTAGCAGCTCCTTGAAAGCGTCGTCTTCCACTTCTAATTGTGATGGTTATAATTATCATGtgttcttgagttttagaggtGAAGACACCCGCCAGACTTTCACTGGTCATCTTTATGCTAATTTGGTTGCACGTGGAATTCACACCTTCAGAGATGATGAAGAACTTGAGAAAGGAGGAGATATCGCATCAGATCTCTCGAGAGCTATCAAAGAATcaaagatttttattattattttctcaaaacactTTGCTGACTCCAAGTGGTGTTTGAATGAACTGGTAAAGATCATCGATTGTATGACAGAAAAGAAAGTGGTTTTGCCGGTTTTCTACCATGTGGAGCCAAGAGATGTACGAAATCAAAAAGGAAGTTTTGAAGATGCATTTTCGAAGCATGCAGAAGGTGCAGAtcaagagaagaagaagacaatAGAAACGTGGAAGAATGCCTTGAAGACAGCAGCCAACCTATCTGGATATCATCTGCAAAATCA ATCTGAGGCAGAGTTTATTAAAAGGATTTGTGAAGATATCGTTACAAAATTGAATCGTACGCCTTTATATATGGGCGACAACATAGTTGGAATGGACTTTCATTTGAAGCAGTTAAAATCACTTATAAAAGTTGAAATCGATGAGGTTCTCATGGTTGGTATCTATGGGATTGGTGGAATTGGCAAAACTACCATCTCTAAGGCTATTTATAATGATATCTCGTCTCAATTTGATGGTAGTAGCTTTCTTGGAAATGTTGGGGGGAAATGTGAAAATGATCTACTTAAATTACAAAAGACACTTCTTCAAGATATCTTAAAGTGTGAAAGGCCAAAATTCAATGATATTAACCAAGGAATCACTGTGATAAAGGAAAGGCTTCGATCGAAAAGAGTCCTTATTGTTCTCGATGATGTGGACAAGTACATGCAATTAGAAAACTTGGCCGGAAAATATGGTTGGTATGGTGCAAAAAGTATAATCATCATAACAACTAAAGAGAAATATTTGTTAGAACAATATGAAGTAAATGTATTTTATGAAGTACAAAAATTGAATCATGAAAAATCTACTGAGCTTTTCAATTGGTGGGCCTTCAAGCAAAATACTCCCAAAACTGGATTTGAAAGCCTTTCAAATAGTGTAGTGGAGTATGCTGATGGCCTTCCAATAGCACTTAAAGTTTTGGGTGTTTCTCTCTTTAAGAAGTCAACAGAGGAATGGGAAAGTGAATTGCAGAAACTACAAGAAATGCCTAACAAAGACGTCCAAAGTGTGCTTAAAGTAAGTTATGATAAATTGGATGGTAGAGAAAAAGGGGTATTCTTGGATATTGCATGTTTTTTTAgaggaaaagacaaaaattttgtttcaagaaTATTAGGAAGTGTTGCAGAGGCTGTAATAAGAAATCTGGAAGATAGATGTCTCATTACTATTTCAGAAAACATTTTAGATATGCATGATTTATTACAACAAATGGGTCGGGCAGTTGTTCGTCAAGAGCCTGGAAAAATGAGTAGACTTTGGGATCCTAAAGATGTTGAGAGCGTGTTAACAAGAAATACG ggGACTAAAGCAATTGAAGGACTATTTGTAAAAGTTTCTACATTAAACCAAATACAATTTCCTGCAAATTTTTTCGCGAAGATGAGAAGTCTTAGATTGCTCAAAGTCTATGATATGATTGTGGGTGATTTGGATGATTTTGTGGTGGACCTTCCCAAGGATTTTGAAATTCCTTCCTTTGAGTTAAGATATCTCCATTTTGAGGGATACCCTTTACAATTCTTACCAAGGAATTTTCATGCAAAGAATCTTGTAGAACTTGATTTAATCGGTAGTAGCATAAAACAACTTTGGAAAGAGAATGag attCTTGACAAGTTGAAAGTCATCGACCTTAGTTATTCAAAGGATCTCGTTGAAATCCCAAACTTTTCGAGTGTACCAAATTTGGAGATTCTAATTCTACAAG GGTGCACAAGACTTCAGAGTCTTCCAAGGAATTTTCATAAATTGGAACATCTTCGAAGTCTCTCTTGTGCGGACTGTTCAGAGCTAAAGAGTTTTCCGGAAATCAAGGGAAATATGAGCAAACTAAGAGAGCTTAATTTAAGTGGAACGGCTATTATAGAAGTACCATCCTCAATTGGACGTCTAAAGGCTCTTCAACACCTAGATTTGTCTTATTGCAAAAGCCTAAGAAGTCTTTCGGAGAGCATTTGCAATTTGAGCTCTCTTGAAACTCTCATCTTGGTAGGGTGTTCAAATTTAAAGGGCTTTCCAGAAATCAAAGATATGGAAAATCTAAAAAGGCTTGATTTGAGTTTTACAGGTATAGAAGAGCTTCCATCCTCAATTGGACATCTAAAG GCTCTTAAACActtgaatttgaaatgttgTACAGAGCTTGTGAGTCTTCTGGATAGCATTTGCAATTTGAGCTCTCTTAAAACTCTCATCTTGGAGGGGTGTTCAAATTTAAAGGGCTTTCCAGAAATCAAAGATATGGCAAATCTAAAAAGGCTTGATTTGGGTAGAACATGTATAGAAGAGCTTCCATCCTCAATTGGACGTCTAAAG GCTCTTCAACACCTAGATTTGAAATGTTGTACAGAGCTTGTGAGTCTTCCGGATAGCATTTGCAATTTGAGCTCTCTTGAAACTCTCATCTTGGCAGGGTGTTCAAATTTAAAGGGCTTTccagaaatcaaatatgatatgGAAAATCTAAAAAGGCTTGATTTGGATAGAACAGGTATAGAAGAGCTTCCATCCTCAATTGGATGTCTAAAGGCTCTTCAACACCTAGATTTGTCTTATTGCAAAAGCCTAAGAAGTCTTTCGGAGAGCATTTGCAATTTGAGCTCTCTTGAAACTCTCATCTTGGCAGGGTGTTCAAATTTAAAGGGCTTTccagaaatcaaatatgatatgGAAAATCTAAAAAGGCTTGATTTGGATAGAACAGGTATAGAAGAGCTTCCATCCTCAATTGGATGTCTAAAGGCTCTTCAACACCTAGATTTGTCTTATTGCAAAAGCCTAAGAAGTCTTTCGGAGAGCATTTGCAATTTGAGCTCTCTTGAAACTCTCATCTTGGCGGGGTGTTCAAATTTAAAGGGCTTTCCAGAAATCAAAGATGATATGGAAAATCTAAAAAGGCTTGATTTGACGGAAACAGGTATAGAAGAGCTTCCCTTCTCAATTGGACGTCTAAAGGCTCTTCAACACCTAGATTTGTCTTTTTGCAAAAGCCTAAGAAGTCTTTTGGAGAGCATTTGCAATTTGAGCTCTCTTGAAACTCTCATCTTGGTGGGGTGTTCAAATTTAAAGGGCTTTccagaaatcaaatatgatatgGAAAATCTAAAAAGGCCTGATTTGGGTAGAACAGGTATAGAAGAGCTTCCATCCTCAATTGGTCGTCTAAAGGCTCTTCAACACCTAGATTTGTCTTATTGCAAAAGCCTAAGAAGTCTTTCGGAGAGCATTTGCAATTTGAGCTCTCTTGAAACTCTCATCTTGGCGAGTTGTTCAAATTTAAAGGGCTTTCCAGAAATCAAAGATATGGAAAATCTAAAAAGGCTTGATTTGAGGAAAACAGGTATAGAAGAGCTTCCATCCTCAATTGGACATCTAAAGGCTCTTAAACACCTTGATTTGTCATGGTGCCAAAACCTTGTGAATCTTCCGGAGAGCATTTGCAATTTGAGCTCTCTTAAAACTCTCATCTTGGCGGGTTGTTCAAATTTAAAGGGCTTTCCAGAAATCAAAGATGATATGGAAAATCTAAAAAGGCTTGATTTGGGGGAAACAGGTATAGAAGAGCTTCCATCCTCAATTGGACATCTAAAGGCTCTTCAACACCTAGATTTGTCAAGGTGCAAAAGCCTAAGGAGTCTTCCGGAGAGCATTTGCAATTTGAGCTCTCTTGAAACTCTCATCTTGGAGAGGTGTTCAAATTTAAAGGGCTTTCCAGAAATCAAAGATGATATGGAAAATCTAAAAAGGCTTGATTTGGGGGAAACAGGTATAGAAGAGCTTCCATCCTCAATTGGACGTCTAAAGGCTCTTCAACACCTAGATTTGAAATGTTGTACAGAGCTTGTGAGTCTTCCGGATAGCATTTGCAATTTGAGCTCTCTTAAAGCACTTGATGTCCAGGAATGTCCAAAACTGGAGAGAGTGGAGGTGAACCTAGTGGGATCTTTGTATCTAACTTGTTGGATTCTAAACCAAAGTGTAATCTGGTCGAGCGGTGGTGATCAACGGGTCGCCGAAGTGGAAGGAGAGGTCCTTAACCATCATGTTTCCTCCCTGTCATCACTGGTAGAATCATGTACAAGAGACTACAGAGACATCTCCGGTGATAGTTTCCACCTATCTGCACTGCAAGTATTATCCGTAGGTAACTTCAGTCCAATTCAAAGAAGAATCCTCAGTGATATTTTCCGCCAATCTTCATTGGCAAGTGTATCTCTTCGTAACTGCAATCTAATGGAAGAAGGAATCCCTAGTGGTTTTTGGAACCTATCTTCACTGGTAAATTTATCTCTAAGTAACTGCAGTCTAACGGAAGGAGAGATCCTCAATCGTATTTGCCATATTTCATCATTGCAAAACTTATCTCTGGATGGGAACCATTTTAGTAGCATACCTGCCAACATCATTCAGCTTTCTAAACTGAGAAGCCTCTGCTTGAATCACTGCCTGAAGCTTCTACAAATTCCAGAGCTTCCACCAAGTTTACGAGTTCTTGATGTCCAGGACTGCCCATGCCTGGAAACTTTATCAAGTCCCTCAAGTTTACTTGGTTTATCCTTGTTCAAGTGCTTCGAATCAGCAATTGAG GACTATGACGGCAGGTTCTATTGCCAGGAGAAAGTCGAAATTTTAATGCCTGGAAATAATGGAATTCCGGAGTGGATAAGCCATAAGAAAAAAGGATCTGAAATAGTAGTAGAGCTTCCCGAGAATTGGTGGGAGGATAACAACTTTTTGGGATTTGCCTTATGCTCTGTTTTAGAATATgaagaaatttttgaattttattttgaatattattttgaattgacCTTCCATCATTTTTATCCGGATGGTAACTTATCTGAATCCAAGTTCCGGGATCGAGGCGTGTTTAGCCGTAGACGTTGCTGTAATGGTGGTGAATCAAATGGAGTCTTGGTGGCATTTTATCCTAAGGTTGCTATTAAGAATAAGGGTTGGTCAAATGAATGGAGACATATGAAGGCTTCATTTCATGGTAAACGAGAGAAAGTGGAAGAGTGTGGGCTTcatcttatatataaaaaacagAGATTCCAATGCCACCAACCATTGGCCTCGGTTATTGAGTGA
- the LOC117906571 gene encoding disease resistance protein RPV1-like isoform X13, giving the protein MASSSSLKASSSTSNCDGYNYHVFLSFRGEDTRQTFTGHLYANLVARGIHTFRDDEELEKGGDIASDLSRAIKESKIFIIIFSKHFADSKWCLNELVKIIDCMTEKKVVLPVFYHVEPRDVRNQKGSFEDAFSKHAEGADQEKKKTIETWKNALKTAANLSGYHLQNQSEAEFIKRICEDIVTKLNRTPLYMGDNIVGMDFHLKQLKSLIKVEIDEVLMVGIYGIGGIGKTTISKAIYNDISSQFDGSSFLGNVGGKCENDLLKLQKTLLQDILKCERPKFNDINQGITVIKERLRSKRVLIVLDDVDKYMQLENLAGKYGWYGAKSIIIITTKEKYLLEQYEVNVFYEVQKLNHEKSTELFNWWAFKQNTPKTGFESLSNSVVEYADGLPIALKVLGVSLFKKSTEEWESELQKLQEMPNKDVQSVLKVSYDKLDGREKGVFLDIACFFRGKDKNFVSRILGSVAEAVIRNLEDRCLITISENILDMHDLLQQMGRAVVRQEPGKMSRLWDPKDVESVLTRNTGTKAIEGLFVKVSTLNQIQFPANFFAKMRSLRLLKVYDMIVGDLDDFVVDLPKDFEIPSFELRYLHFEGYPLQFLPRNFHAKNLVELDLIGSSIKQLWKENEILDKLKVIDLSYSKDLVEIPNFSSVPNLEILILQGCTRLQSLPRNFHKLEHLRSLSCADCSELKSFPEIKGNMSKLRELNLSGTAIIEVPSSIGRLKALQHLDLSYCKSLRSLSESICNLSSLETLILVGCSNLKGFPEIKDMENLKRLDLSFTGIEELPSSIGHLKALKHLNLKCCTELVSLLDSICNLSSLKTLILEGCSNLKGFPEIKDMANLKRLDLGRTCIEELPSSIGRLKALQHLDLSYCKSLRSLSESICNLSSLETLILAGCSNLKGFPEIKDDMENLKRLDLGETGIEELPSSIGRLKALQHLDLKCCTELVSLPDSICNLSSLETLILAGCSNLKGFPEIKYDMENLKRLDLDRTGIEELPSSIGCLKALQHLDLSYCKSLRSLSESICNLSSLETLILAGCSNLKGFPEIKYDMENLKRLDLDRTGIEELPSSIGCLKALQHLDLSYCKSLRSLSESICNLSSLETLILAGCSNLKGFPEIKDDMENLKRLDLTETGIEELPFSIGRLKALQHLDLSFCKSLRSLLESICNLSSLETLILVGCSNLKGFPEIKYDMENLKRPDLGRTGIEELPSSIGRLKALQHLDLSYCKSLRSLSESICNLSSLETLILASCSNLKGFPEIKDMENLKRLDLRKTGIEELPSSIGHLKALKHLDLSWCQNLVNLPESICNLSSLKALDVQECPKLERVEVNLVGSLYLTCWILNQSVIWSSGGDQRVAEVEGEVLNHHVSSLSSLVESCTRDYRDISGDSFHLSALQVLSVGNFSPIQRRILSDIFRQSSLASVSLRNCNLMEEGIPSGFWNLSSLVNLSLSNCSLTEGEILNRICHISSLQNLSLDGNHFSSIPANIIQLSKLRSLCLNHCLKLLQIPELPPSLRVLDVQDCPCLETLSSPSSLLGLSLFKCFESAIEDYDGRFYCQEKVEILMPGNNGIPEWISHKKKGSEIVVELPENWWEDNNFLGFALCSVLEYEEIFEFYFEYYFELTFHHFYPDGNLSESKFRDRGVFSRRRCCNGGESNGVLVAFYPKVAIKNKGWSNEWRHMKASFHGKREKVEECGLHLIYKKQRFQCHQPLASVIE; this is encoded by the exons ATGGCTTCTAGCAGCTCCTTGAAAGCGTCGTCTTCCACTTCTAATTGTGATGGTTATAATTATCATGtgttcttgagttttagaggtGAAGACACCCGCCAGACTTTCACTGGTCATCTTTATGCTAATTTGGTTGCACGTGGAATTCACACCTTCAGAGATGATGAAGAACTTGAGAAAGGAGGAGATATCGCATCAGATCTCTCGAGAGCTATCAAAGAATcaaagatttttattattattttctcaaaacactTTGCTGACTCCAAGTGGTGTTTGAATGAACTGGTAAAGATCATCGATTGTATGACAGAAAAGAAAGTGGTTTTGCCGGTTTTCTACCATGTGGAGCCAAGAGATGTACGAAATCAAAAAGGAAGTTTTGAAGATGCATTTTCGAAGCATGCAGAAGGTGCAGAtcaagagaagaagaagacaatAGAAACGTGGAAGAATGCCTTGAAGACAGCAGCCAACCTATCTGGATATCATCTGCAAAATCA ATCTGAGGCAGAGTTTATTAAAAGGATTTGTGAAGATATCGTTACAAAATTGAATCGTACGCCTTTATATATGGGCGACAACATAGTTGGAATGGACTTTCATTTGAAGCAGTTAAAATCACTTATAAAAGTTGAAATCGATGAGGTTCTCATGGTTGGTATCTATGGGATTGGTGGAATTGGCAAAACTACCATCTCTAAGGCTATTTATAATGATATCTCGTCTCAATTTGATGGTAGTAGCTTTCTTGGAAATGTTGGGGGGAAATGTGAAAATGATCTACTTAAATTACAAAAGACACTTCTTCAAGATATCTTAAAGTGTGAAAGGCCAAAATTCAATGATATTAACCAAGGAATCACTGTGATAAAGGAAAGGCTTCGATCGAAAAGAGTCCTTATTGTTCTCGATGATGTGGACAAGTACATGCAATTAGAAAACTTGGCCGGAAAATATGGTTGGTATGGTGCAAAAAGTATAATCATCATAACAACTAAAGAGAAATATTTGTTAGAACAATATGAAGTAAATGTATTTTATGAAGTACAAAAATTGAATCATGAAAAATCTACTGAGCTTTTCAATTGGTGGGCCTTCAAGCAAAATACTCCCAAAACTGGATTTGAAAGCCTTTCAAATAGTGTAGTGGAGTATGCTGATGGCCTTCCAATAGCACTTAAAGTTTTGGGTGTTTCTCTCTTTAAGAAGTCAACAGAGGAATGGGAAAGTGAATTGCAGAAACTACAAGAAATGCCTAACAAAGACGTCCAAAGTGTGCTTAAAGTAAGTTATGATAAATTGGATGGTAGAGAAAAAGGGGTATTCTTGGATATTGCATGTTTTTTTAgaggaaaagacaaaaattttgtttcaagaaTATTAGGAAGTGTTGCAGAGGCTGTAATAAGAAATCTGGAAGATAGATGTCTCATTACTATTTCAGAAAACATTTTAGATATGCATGATTTATTACAACAAATGGGTCGGGCAGTTGTTCGTCAAGAGCCTGGAAAAATGAGTAGACTTTGGGATCCTAAAGATGTTGAGAGCGTGTTAACAAGAAATACG ggGACTAAAGCAATTGAAGGACTATTTGTAAAAGTTTCTACATTAAACCAAATACAATTTCCTGCAAATTTTTTCGCGAAGATGAGAAGTCTTAGATTGCTCAAAGTCTATGATATGATTGTGGGTGATTTGGATGATTTTGTGGTGGACCTTCCCAAGGATTTTGAAATTCCTTCCTTTGAGTTAAGATATCTCCATTTTGAGGGATACCCTTTACAATTCTTACCAAGGAATTTTCATGCAAAGAATCTTGTAGAACTTGATTTAATCGGTAGTAGCATAAAACAACTTTGGAAAGAGAATGag attCTTGACAAGTTGAAAGTCATCGACCTTAGTTATTCAAAGGATCTCGTTGAAATCCCAAACTTTTCGAGTGTACCAAATTTGGAGATTCTAATTCTACAAG GGTGCACAAGACTTCAGAGTCTTCCAAGGAATTTTCATAAATTGGAACATCTTCGAAGTCTCTCTTGTGCGGACTGTTCAGAGCTAAAGAGTTTTCCGGAAATCAAGGGAAATATGAGCAAACTAAGAGAGCTTAATTTAAGTGGAACGGCTATTATAGAAGTACCATCCTCAATTGGACGTCTAAAGGCTCTTCAACACCTAGATTTGTCTTATTGCAAAAGCCTAAGAAGTCTTTCGGAGAGCATTTGCAATTTGAGCTCTCTTGAAACTCTCATCTTGGTAGGGTGTTCAAATTTAAAGGGCTTTCCAGAAATCAAAGATATGGAAAATCTAAAAAGGCTTGATTTGAGTTTTACAGGTATAGAAGAGCTTCCATCCTCAATTGGACATCTAAAG GCTCTTAAACActtgaatttgaaatgttgTACAGAGCTTGTGAGTCTTCTGGATAGCATTTGCAATTTGAGCTCTCTTAAAACTCTCATCTTGGAGGGGTGTTCAAATTTAAAGGGCTTTCCAGAAATCAAAGATATGGCAAATCTAAAAAGGCTTGATTTGGGTAGAACATGTATAGAAGAGCTTCCATCCTCAATTGGACGTCTAAAGGCTCTTCAACACCTAGATTTGTCTTATTGCAAAAGCCTAAGAAGTCTTTCGGAGAGCATTTGCAATTTGAGCTCTCTTGAAACTCTCATCTTGGCGGGGTGTTCAAATTTAAAGGGCTTTCCAGAAATCAAAGATGATATGGAAAATCTAAAAAGGCTTGATTTGGGGGAAACAGGTATAGAAGAGCTTCCATCCTCAATTGGACGTCTAAAGGCTCTTCAACACCTAGATTTGAAATGTTGTACAGAGCTTGTGAGTCTTCCGGATAGCATTTGCAATTTGAGCTCTCTTGAAACTCTCATCTTGGCAGGGTGTTCAAATTTAAAGGGCTTTccagaaatcaaatatgatatgGAAAATCTAAAAAGGCTTGATTTGGATAGAACAGGTATAGAAGAGCTTCCATCCTCAATTGGATGTCTAAAGGCTCTTCAACACCTAGATTTGTCTTATTGCAAAAGCCTAAGAAGTCTTTCGGAGAGCATTTGCAATTTGAGCTCTCTTGAAACTCTCATCTTGGCAGGGTGTTCAAATTTAAAGGGCTTTccagaaatcaaatatgatatgGAAAATCTAAAAAGGCTTGATTTGGATAGAACAGGTATAGAAGAGCTTCCATCCTCAATTGGATGTCTAAAGGCTCTTCAACACCTAGATTTGTCTTATTGCAAAAGCCTAAGAAGTCTTTCGGAGAGCATTTGCAATTTGAGCTCTCTTGAAACTCTCATCTTGGCGGGGTGTTCAAATTTAAAGGGCTTTCCAGAAATCAAAGATGATATGGAAAATCTAAAAAGGCTTGATTTGACGGAAACAGGTATAGAAGAGCTTCCCTTCTCAATTGGACGTCTAAAGGCTCTTCAACACCTAGATTTGTCTTTTTGCAAAAGCCTAAGAAGTCTTTTGGAGAGCATTTGCAATTTGAGCTCTCTTGAAACTCTCATCTTGGTGGGGTGTTCAAATTTAAAGGGCTTTccagaaatcaaatatgatatgGAAAATCTAAAAAGGCCTGATTTGGGTAGAACAGGTATAGAAGAGCTTCCATCCTCAATTGGTCGTCTAAAGGCTCTTCAACACCTAGATTTGTCTTATTGCAAAAGCCTAAGAAGTCTTTCGGAGAGCATTTGCAATTTGAGCTCTCTTGAAACTCTCATCTTGGCGAGTTGTTCAAATTTAAAGGGCTTTCCAGAAATCAAAGATATGGAAAATCTAAAAAGGCTTGATTTGAGGAAAACAGGTATAGAAGAGCTTCCATCCTCAATTGGACATCTAAAGGCTCTTAAACACCTTGATTTGTCATGGTGCCAAAACCTTGTGAATCTTCCGGAG AGCATTTGCAATTTGAGCTCTCTTAAAGCACTTGATGTCCAGGAATGTCCAAAACTGGAGAGAGTGGAGGTGAACCTAGTGGGATCTTTGTATCTAACTTGTTGGATTCTAAACCAAAGTGTAATCTGGTCGAGCGGTGGTGATCAACGGGTCGCCGAAGTGGAAGGAGAGGTCCTTAACCATCATGTTTCCTCCCTGTCATCACTGGTAGAATCATGTACAAGAGACTACAGAGACATCTCCGGTGATAGTTTCCACCTATCTGCACTGCAAGTATTATCCGTAGGTAACTTCAGTCCAATTCAAAGAAGAATCCTCAGTGATATTTTCCGCCAATCTTCATTGGCAAGTGTATCTCTTCGTAACTGCAATCTAATGGAAGAAGGAATCCCTAGTGGTTTTTGGAACCTATCTTCACTGGTAAATTTATCTCTAAGTAACTGCAGTCTAACGGAAGGAGAGATCCTCAATCGTATTTGCCATATTTCATCATTGCAAAACTTATCTCTGGATGGGAACCATTTTAGTAGCATACCTGCCAACATCATTCAGCTTTCTAAACTGAGAAGCCTCTGCTTGAATCACTGCCTGAAGCTTCTACAAATTCCAGAGCTTCCACCAAGTTTACGAGTTCTTGATGTCCAGGACTGCCCATGCCTGGAAACTTTATCAAGTCCCTCAAGTTTACTTGGTTTATCCTTGTTCAAGTGCTTCGAATCAGCAATTGAG GACTATGACGGCAGGTTCTATTGCCAGGAGAAAGTCGAAATTTTAATGCCTGGAAATAATGGAATTCCGGAGTGGATAAGCCATAAGAAAAAAGGATCTGAAATAGTAGTAGAGCTTCCCGAGAATTGGTGGGAGGATAACAACTTTTTGGGATTTGCCTTATGCTCTGTTTTAGAATATgaagaaatttttgaattttattttgaatattattttgaattgacCTTCCATCATTTTTATCCGGATGGTAACTTATCTGAATCCAAGTTCCGGGATCGAGGCGTGTTTAGCCGTAGACGTTGCTGTAATGGTGGTGAATCAAATGGAGTCTTGGTGGCATTTTATCCTAAGGTTGCTATTAAGAATAAGGGTTGGTCAAATGAATGGAGACATATGAAGGCTTCATTTCATGGTAAACGAGAGAAAGTGGAAGAGTGTGGGCTTcatcttatatataaaaaacagAGATTCCAATGCCACCAACCATTGGCCTCGGTTATTGAGTGA